The genomic stretch GTTTGATATTGAATTTAACTTTTAAAAATTCCATTTGAAATCTAACCATATCTCCAATAGAGTATTTTGGAAATTTAGCTCCGAGCTCCATAACAGAAGGGCTTGCTGAGTTTAGGGATCCAAGAGTGGTGATAGCTATAATAAAAAATTTTTTTGTGTCAATTGGTTCGCCAGGACCCATAATATCAATAATTCTTCTTAAAGAACCATAATCTCCACCCCAACCATGACAAAAAACAATAGCATTTGTTATATATCCTTCATCATCAGTAATTGGTGTTCCAAAAGCAATATATTCAACAGGAAGATTATTCAATTTCTCTCCAGACGAAAATTCAAATGATTCTAATTGATAATATTCTGGTGTAAAATCCTCTTCATTTACATTAATTTTATATGATTGATTAATATTTTCAACTCCTAAACATACTTAAGCTACATAATATATAGTCAAAACTATATTTAACATTATATTAACTTAATTAATAGCTATATCATCTTCATAAACAATTATACATTCAACAGGACACATTTCAGCTGCATCAATTCCGCAAGAAATGTCATCATACTCTTTAATAGAAAAATTATCTTCATTAATTTCACCATCAATTAAAGTAGATCTATCATCAACAATTTTAAACATTTCTTCACATTCAGTAACACAATTTCCACAAGCTATACATAAATCCATTTCAATCTCAATCTTATAAACCATAATATCCCATCTTTATAAAAATTAAAAATCTATAAAAACTTAAATAACCATTTATAAAAATAAATTATTATAAATAAACTTTTATAAATAAATTATTTTAAATAAATTATTTTAGTTAAATTATTTATTGAAATAATAATTAAGTAATTAAAAATTAAATAATTAAATTATAAATTAAATAATTAGAAAATTAAATAATTAAATAATTATTAATATATATTTAATTATAATTATTGTAGCTTAACATATATTTAAATATTGATTTGGTATTAAATTTTTAATTAAATATTGATTTTAAATTAAATTATTATATTTAATTAAATATTATAAATTAAACAGTGATATGATGAAATACAAACTCCTTGAAAATCCTAATATTGAAGAAGCTTATAATCTTGTTGATACGGGTATTCGTAAAAAAGCTGTAATAAACATATTTGCCTATTGTAAAGTGATTTATGAAGGAAGAGCACTTAGCCAACTAGATTGGGGAGAACGATTTATCATGTTAAAACCAGATGGGTCTTTTTTAGTTCATCAAGAAAGAAAAATCGATCCAGTTAATTGGCAACCTCCGAAATCAAGATCTCGAGCTATAATAAAAGAAAATAACCTAATTTTAGAAAGCCATCGTAGGACCCCGAAAGAAAAATTAGAGGTTGAAATAGAAAAAGTTCATTTTGCAAGTTTTGCAATAGCTGAAGATTATCAAGAATTAGAATTAGCAGGTTATGAGAAAGATATGGGCGACATGATAATGAAACACCCTTCTATGATTGAACCCGGTTTTACTCCAACAGCCAGAGAATATAATACTGAACATGGTTTTATAGACATTCTTGGAAAAGATTCTGAAGGAAATTTAATGGTTTTAGAACTTAAATGCCGAAAAGCTGGAGTTAATGCTGTTAAACAAATAAGAAGATACCTTGCTGATTTTGAAGAAGAAAATCAAGATTATCTGAAAGAAGTTGGAGCAGAAAAGAAAAAAATAAGAGGTTTACTTGTAGCACCAGATATTGGAGAAGATGCTAAAGAACTTCTTGAAGAAGAAGGAATTGAATTTAAATCTGTTGAAGCACCTAAAGAATTAAAAAATGATAAAAAAGTAACTCTAGATATATTTTGAATTATTAAATTATAAATTGTATTAGATTGTAAATTGTAGAATTAGTAAACTAGATTAATAATTAATAAATCAATAAAATAGTAGATTACTACATTATAATTAGACTATTGTTAAACTATTAGACTGTTAGATTATTATACTATTAGCTAAAAATATTAAATAATATATTCATAAATTAAATAACCTATTCATAAAATAGTAAATTATGAAATATCTTATGCAACATTTCTTTTAACTTCATAAATTCCAATACAAGCATTTTCAGAATTATTAAACTCATTTACCCCACAATTAAGTAAAATAGTATCATTAAAATGAACATCAAAATTATTATTAGATTCTAATTCTTTATAATCATCATCATTATCTAAAAAAACTATCATCCTATTTTCACTTTTAAAAACTATTCTTTCCACAACAATCTCTTTTTCTTTTAAATATATTTTTCCATTAATTAATCCTTGAGACATAATAATCACAACACATTAATAAAATTTATAATATTTATCTTTAGATTTTTAAGATAAGATAAAAATTTTTCATCAAAAACATTATGTTATACCAATTTATAAAAACTCCTCAGATAATATTTTTATAATAAAATATTTTAAGTCGGAAGTCTATTTCCTACCGTTAATATGTAACTACTAGTAAATATACTTTTCTAAAAAAGAACTAAAAACTTCAGAAAATATTTAATCTAAAGGAAAACTATCTTATTCATCCTTAAGAAATTATAAATAGAAAGAATAAAATATTATATGATTTTTAAAGTATTTATGTAAAATGATAATTTTTAGTTAATTTTAACAAGAAATAATAGATAATTAACAAGAATAATATAATAATTAAAGAATAATTTACAAATTATAATTTATTCTTATTATCATAATAAACTCTTTCAAATGCAATATTATTTAAAAATGAATTATAGAAAATAATATAAATGAAAATAATAACCTATTAAAACTAATAAAACTATAAAACTAAAAAGACATAAAACTATAAATTATAAACTACTTTTTATTCTTTATTTTAATATATAACTTGATATTTTTTCTAGATTAAATAAGATTAAATAAGATTTATTATTCTATTTTTTAGTAATATATAAAAAATGTTTTTTTAGAAAATCTTATTAACAAAAATTTATAAAACATAAATATTGTAAATAAATAATTAGAATAAAACTACTTTAAAGGGGAATAAATTGGATTTAGTAACAATAATCTTACTTGCAGTTGCATTAGCTATGGATGCATTTAGTGTATCTATAACTAAAGGATTCACTATCAAAAATATAAGTAAAATTCAGATGCTTTGGTTTGGAATATTTTTTGGTGGATTTCAGGCCATAATGCCTGTTTTAGGTTGGATATCTGGAATTCAGCTAGAACATTTTGTTTCCACTGTTGCTCCTTGGATAGCTTTCATTCTTTTAGTAGCTATTGGGGCAAAAATGATTTATGAAAGTATAACTGAGGATGAAAAAGAAGAAGGAATCAGTAAGGACCGTTTTTCTTTCAAAGAGCTTACACTTCTTGCAATAGCTACTAGTATAGATGCATTTGCTGTGGGAGTCACATTTGCCATTTTAAAAATTCCTATACTAATTCCAATTATATTAATTGGGATAGTTTGTTTCATATTCTCAGAGATAGGAATATTAATTGGTAGAAAAATTGGATCATTCTTTGGAAATAAATTTGAAATTGTTGGTGGTGCTGTTTTAGTTTTATTAGGTGTGAGAATATTATTAAGTGGATTGGGAGTGATTTGATTTCAAAAAATTTAAATATAAATGAAATTGGAGATATTTTAGCTGAGAATAATTACATTAGTGATGAAACCATAGCCACTATTGTTTTCCTAGCTATTGAACTTAAAAAACCTATTTTGATCGAAGGCCCTCCTGGAACTGGGAAAACACAGCTTTCAAAGTCAATAGCTAAAGCATTTGAAAAAGATTTCTTTAGAATACAATGTTATGAAGGAATAACATTTGAACAAATTGTTGGAGAATGGAATTATCAAAAACAGCTATTGAGCCTTGAAATGTCTAAATTGAACAAAAATGAAGATAATGTTTTTAAAGAAGACTTTTTCATAAAAAGACCTTTACTATCAGCTTTTATGAATAATAAATCATCAGTAATATTAATTGATGAAATTGATAAAGCAGATGAAGAAGTCGAAAGTTTCCTTCTTCAAGCATTAGGAGAAAAGCAAATAACTGTTAATGATCTTGGAACTTTCGAATTAATGAATGATTTACTAGTTATTATGACTTCAAATTCCCAACGTCAGCTACTCGATGAAACAAAAGATAGGTGTTTATATTTATATATTGATTATCCAAGTTTTCAAAGGGAAGTGGAAATTGTGAGATCACATATACCAACAGCATCTGAAAAACTAGTAAAAAGTGTTGTTAAAGCAGTGCAACAAATAAGAAACTTAAATGTTACTAAAAACCCATCTATTAGAGCTAGTGTAGATTGGGTGAAAAGTCTTATAGTATTTAATAAAGAAGAATTAGATAAAGATTCCTTTGAAAAAACCTTGTCAATTGCAATAAAAAATGAGGATGATCGGCAAAAAGTTTTAGAGAATATAAAGTTAAAATAAATTATATTAGAGATTAATTAAGTAAATTTAAGCAATTATGATATTAAAAAATTATGATATTAAAATAATTATAATATATTAAAATATTATAGTATTATACTATTATAATTAATAATGAGATATTGACTACTTTTAGAGAAAAAATTATGATAACTGAAATAGTAAAATTTTCAGCTAAACTTAGAGAAAATGGTATTCCTGCAAGTATCAGAAGTACTGAATTAGCTTGTAAAGCCACTCCATTAATAGAAAAAAATAATGGAAATTTGAAAGAAGCTTTAGCATCTATTTACTTAAAAGATCAACGTCATAGAAAAAGATTCAACCAAGCTTATGAAGATTTTTTTATTAATAAAGAAGAAAAAATAGAAAAAAAGGAAAAAACAAGTTATGGAAGAAAATCTCCATTCTTAAAAACATACAATGTTTCTGTAAGCAGTAAAAGAGTAGTTAATAAAGAAAATGGAGACAACAATCAGAATTATAAAATAAACTATATAAAAAATAGTTTAAATGATTTAAATACTGATGGAAAAGAAGAAGGAAATTCTGAACTTTTAAAAAGTGATATAAACACAATAAATACCATGCAGGTTGAATTAATTGATTTATGTCAAAGATTAGGTCGGAAAATAGCTACTCAAAGATCTAGGCAGAATAAAATAGCTAAAAAACAAAATCCAGACATTAGAAGAAGTATTAGAAGGAATATGAAACATGGCGGAACACTTCTAGAACTTATTAAAAATAAACCAAAGATTAAAAAGCAAAACCATTATTTCCTAAGTGATGTGAGTGTTTCCTGTGATTGGATTAGTATTTGGTTTTTTTGTATGGTTTATGCAGCTCAAAATTCATTCAACAGAGCTAAAGCATTTGAATTCACTAATAAATCAGTTGAAATAACTTCTGCTCTTTTTGAACCAGATTTAGTTGATGCTTTTATTAAAGTAATGAATATAAGACATCAAAATTCAATGATTCATGGAAAATCTAATATGTTTACAGCTTTTACTGATTTTGAAAAACATGCACATCTAAATAGCAAATCTTATGTTTTAATTTTAAGTGATTGTAGAGATTGGGCAGGTCCAAAAGAAGAAAGAATCCCAAAAAGTTCAGAAATAATTGAAAATATAGTTAAAAAGTCAAAAAGGGTTTTAATACTTAACCCTGAAGAAAAAAAGAAATGGAATGTTGCAGACAGCTGTGTTTCCCATTATGAAAATGTTGGTGCAGAAATATTTGAAGTTAGAAACTTAGAACAATTAGCTGATTTAATTATTGATATTTAATTAATTTCGCAACATTTAATATATTATTTTATAATTCAACTATATTTAACATATCAAATCAATTAATAACTAAAATAATCCTTGAATAATCCTTAAAACCCTTTTATTATTATTTTATTTTTTTATTATTATTGTTATTATTATATTATTTATTATTAAATCCATAATATTATTATAAATTAAAAAATTAAGAAAATCTCAATGAAAATTAGTACACATTTTGAGAATAAAAAGACCCAAATAGTAAAATTTATATAGTCTAAAAATAATATAATCCAATACAGATAGGATAAAAAATTAGAATCTAGATAAAATTTGACCTTTAATAAAGTTGACCTATGATTGCATATTGAAGAAAAAATGAAAAAACTCAATCTCACATAGGCAGGAGGTCAAGTCTTTAGTTTATTAAATTGAAGGCAAACGCCGTTGAAAATAGCCATGGATTAATAAACGTTATAGGTTCAAAATGAACAAAAAAACCGCATTTTTCGTGGTATTTTTGTTCCTATATCTATTCTGTACTTTTGATTCAATATCAATGACAGAAAATGGATTCAATATAAATTCTATGGAACAACTAGAGGAAATCTACGAAAATCCTCATAAACCACACGAAAAGCAAGATGAACACACAAATAAACTTAAAAATCTAAAAACCATTCCTAAAATTAGAAAGAAAGACAAAATCTTAGAAGATGGCGACATAAGAATTATTGATAATTCAGAAGCTAATTTAAAAGATTCAAATTTCCATAATACCCTATGAAAAAATTATATAGTGAATTACAATAAAATTCTCCATCTTAAGATAACTTTCTTTTTAAACAATTATTTTTTTAATTGCCCTTATATTTTGATCTTATATTATTTACTCTTATATTATTAACTCTTCTTATTTTATTAAATCTCTTATATTATTAAATAATATATAATATTAAATTTATTTATAATGTATTAAACTATATTTTTATTTTAAAGGCATAATAATTCCAAATAATAAATCTTCTTCTGAAACATCATCTGAACTGTTATAATAATATTCAATAAATGTTTTATTTAATTTTAAGTTATTTTCTTCAGCCCAATTTATTACTTTATAGTAATCAGGGACCATTTCTTGATAAATTCCTTGATATATAGTATAAACTGCTTTCATTTCAGGTAAATAACCAGATTCAATATCTTCTTTTCCAGATAATTCTTTATAAACAGGAAAACCAATTTCCACTTCAAGATTTTCCACATCCATGTCTTCAAGATTTTCCACATTCATATTAAAATACCTAACATAAGGAATATCTCCAGGATATTCACCAATTTCATTCAAATAGTTTTGAATTTTCTCATAGCTTTCATCTATTAATCTAGGTAAATTTTCAATATTAATAGTTTTCTTAATTGACAAAACTGGCTGTTTCGCTTTCTTTATAATTTTTATTTCTGAAACAAGAGGCATTTTGTAATCTCCATTTTTCCATGATTATTATATATTTTTATTTTTAATACAGAAAAACGATTCAATTTATTTATCTATTTATTTAGATCTTTATTTAGATCTTTAAGCCTCTGAATCTCTTCAGCATGATGTTTCATGGTTAAACCATTTGCAGGTTTAGCTACAGTAACGTGATGATCTTTTTCTAGCTTATAAATAAGAAAATTATCATTTTCCAGTTCAATAGAGCCATTTGGATCTTCAAGTTCAAGACCATTTATTTCAGCAACAATATTCTCATATTCTTTTTCTTCTTCAGCTATTAATTCATTAATATCCTTTACTTGAAGGGTAGGATTTAACTGAATAGAAAGTCCTACAATTCCATTAACTTCTTTTCCATTTATTTCGAACATTGACTTCCTTATTTCTTTCATATTATTTAAAACATGATTTTTTGTAGATTCAGTAGCTGGAATCTCATTA from Methanobrevibacter sp. TMH8 encodes the following:
- a CDS encoding ferredoxin; this encodes MVYKIEIEMDLCIACGNCVTECEEMFKIVDDRSTLIDGEINEDNFSIKEYDDISCGIDAAEMCPVECIIVYEDDIAIN
- the nucS gene encoding endonuclease NucS translates to MKYKLLENPNIEEAYNLVDTGIRKKAVINIFAYCKVIYEGRALSQLDWGERFIMLKPDGSFLVHQERKIDPVNWQPPKSRSRAIIKENNLILESHRRTPKEKLEVEIEKVHFASFAIAEDYQELELAGYEKDMGDMIMKHPSMIEPGFTPTAREYNTEHGFIDILGKDSEGNLMVLELKCRKAGVNAVKQIRRYLADFEEENQDYLKEVGAEKKKIRGLLVAPDIGEDAKELLEEEGIEFKSVEAPKELKNDKKVTLDIF
- a CDS encoding manganese efflux pump MntP family protein, with the protein product MDLVTIILLAVALAMDAFSVSITKGFTIKNISKIQMLWFGIFFGGFQAIMPVLGWISGIQLEHFVSTVAPWIAFILLVAIGAKMIYESITEDEKEEGISKDRFSFKELTLLAIATSIDAFAVGVTFAILKIPILIPIILIGIVCFIFSEIGILIGRKIGSFFGNKFEIVGGAVLVLLGVRILLSGLGVI
- a CDS encoding MoxR family ATPase, whose protein sequence is MISKNLNINEIGDILAENNYISDETIATIVFLAIELKKPILIEGPPGTGKTQLSKSIAKAFEKDFFRIQCYEGITFEQIVGEWNYQKQLLSLEMSKLNKNEDNVFKEDFFIKRPLLSAFMNNKSSVILIDEIDKADEEVESFLLQALGEKQITVNDLGTFELMNDLLVIMTSNSQRQLLDETKDRCLYLYIDYPSFQREVEIVRSHIPTASEKLVKSVVKAVQQIRNLNVTKNPSIRASVDWVKSLIVFNKEELDKDSFEKTLSIAIKNEDDRQKVLENIKLK
- a CDS encoding VWA domain-containing protein, encoding MITEIVKFSAKLRENGIPASIRSTELACKATPLIEKNNGNLKEALASIYLKDQRHRKRFNQAYEDFFINKEEKIEKKEKTSYGRKSPFLKTYNVSVSSKRVVNKENGDNNQNYKINYIKNSLNDLNTDGKEEGNSELLKSDINTINTMQVELIDLCQRLGRKIATQRSRQNKIAKKQNPDIRRSIRRNMKHGGTLLELIKNKPKIKKQNHYFLSDVSVSCDWISIWFFCMVYAAQNSFNRAKAFEFTNKSVEITSALFEPDLVDAFIKVMNIRHQNSMIHGKSNMFTAFTDFEKHAHLNSKSYVLILSDCRDWAGPKEERIPKSSEIIENIVKKSKRVLILNPEEKKKWNVADSCVSHYENVGAEIFEVRNLEQLADLIIDI
- a CDS encoding GyrI-like domain-containing protein, which encodes MPLVSEIKIIKKAKQPVLSIKKTINIENLPRLIDESYEKIQNYLNEIGEYPGDIPYVRYFNMNVENLEDMDVENLEVEIGFPVYKELSGKEDIESGYLPEMKAVYTIYQGIYQEMVPDYYKVINWAEENNLKLNKTFIEYYYNSSDDVSEEDLLFGIIMPLK